A single region of the Malus sylvestris chromosome 8, drMalSylv7.2, whole genome shotgun sequence genome encodes:
- the LOC126631799 gene encoding uncharacterized protein LOC126631799 — protein MGWGNIYKRRMKVCTVAFLIYLDYKALQQREKWANKTKIDTLWENAHKRNAKRVLSLMVELEGLWVKLGQYLSTRADVLPEAYIRLLKQLQDSLPPRPLEEVCRTIQKELGKSMNELFLDFVNVPLATASIAQVHRATLLNGREVVVKVQHEGIKTIILEDLKNAKSIVDWIAWAEPQYNFNPMIDEWCKESPKELDFNHEAENTRTVAKNLGCNTKCDDNTRADRVDVLIPEVIQSTEKVLISEFMDGIRINDIEALEEFGVDKQKVVEEITRAYAHQMYVDGFFNGDPHPGNFLVSKEPPYRPILLDFGLTKKLSSSFKKALAKMFLASTEGDHVALLSAFAEMGLKLRLDIPEQAMEITTVFFRSTTPAKESSETMKSMVDQRAKNMKVIQDKMQLNQKEAKRFNPVDAFPGDIVIFARVLNLLRGLSSTMNVRIVYQEIMRPFAESVLQGNINRGPMENDQWVYDTPAHSNVEAKLRQFLVELGNENKILGIQVCAYKDGEVIIDTAAGVLGRYDPRPVQPDSLFPVFSATKGLTAGMLHWLVDTGKLSLEEDVANIWPEFGSFRKHQIKVHHVLNHTSGLHNALGELGTENPLLMADWEECLNRVALSEPETEPGQEQLYHYLSFGWICGGIIEHASKRKFKEILEEAFVHPLQIEGEFYIGIPPGVESRLATLTPNTEDLKKLSGISGRTDLPSTFQPDKIMQVATALPALFNMLNIRRAMIPAANGHFSARALARYYATLVDGGVVPPPHSSSSKPALGSHPHIPKFADQPSLKKQKGNRSKKIAAAFRNKRTNKYEKTPQDSKDQDIGSHSRNTSGDSNTCNGSDTVLDEIIVNPNPQKDVVKIFNNPRIHDAFMGIGEYSNLAKPDGSFGLGFKRYYSKDRSLIGFGHSGMGGSTGFCDIKNRFSIAVTLNKMSIGLETAKIIQLVCSELNIPVPEDYLRYAETGPSDGKPLIN, from the exons ATGGGATGGGGAAACATCTACAAAAGACGCATGAAAGTATGCACAGTTGCTTTTCTGATATACCTAGATTACAAG GCTTTGCAGCAAAGAGAGAAATGGGCTAACAAAACTAAAATAGATACTTTATGGGAAAATGCGCATAAGCGAAATGCTAAACGTGTTCTCAGTTTGATGGTGGAGTTGGAAggtttgtgggtgaaacttggGCAGTATCTGTCTACACGGGCAGATGTACTTCCTGAGGCATACATACGCCTTCTCAAGCAATTGCAGGACTCTCTTCCTCCTCGTCCTTTAGAAGAG GTTTGTCGAACTATACAGAAAGAGTTGGGGAAATCAATGAACGAGTTGTTCTTAGATTTTGTAAATGTTCCTTTGGCAACAGCATCA ATAGCACAAGTCCACCGTGCCACCCTGCTCAATGGGCGGGAAGTAGTTGTTAAAGTTCAACATGAGGGCATCAAGACAATTATATTGGAG GACTTGAAGAATGCAAAGTCAATTGTTGACTGGATAGCATGGGCAGAGCCTCAGTACAATTTTAATCCTATGATAGATGAATGGTGCAAAGAATCTCCCAAAGAACTTGACTTCAATCATGAAGCTG AGAACACCAGAACAGTGGCTAAAAATCTTGGCTGCAATACAAAATGTGATGATAACACACGCGCCGATCGAGTGGATGTTTTGATTCCAGAGGTTATTCAG TCAACAGAGAAAGTCCTCATTTCAGAGTTTATGGATGGTATTCGGATAAATGACATAGAAGCGCTGGAAGAATTTGGTGTTGACAAACAAAAAGTTGTTGAAGAAATCACACGTGCTTATGCCCATCAAATGTATGTTGACGGGTTTTTTAATGGAGATCCTCATCCTG GGAACTTTCTTGTGAGCAAGGAACCTCCATATCGTCCTATTTTGCTTGACTTTGGGCTTACAAAGAAATTATCAAGCTCATTTAAAAAAGCACTAGCAAAGATGTTCTTGGCATCTACCGAG GGGGACCATGTTGCTCTATTGTCTGCCTTTGCAGAAATGGGACTTAAGTTGCGCCTAGATATTCCAGAGCAGGCAATGGAGATAACAACTGTATTCTTCCGAAGTACAACGCCTGCCAAAGAGTCTAGT GAAACAATGAAATCTATGGTGGATCAAAGAGCAAAAAACATGAAGGTTATACAGGACAAGATGCAACTTAACCAGAAGGAGGCTAAACGCTTTAATCCT GTTGATGCATTTCCTGGTGATATTGTAATTTTTGCACGAGTCCTCAATCTTCTCAGAG GGCTTTCTTCCACAATGAATGTCCGGATTGTATATCAAGAGATCATGAGACCATTTGCTGAATCCGTTTTACAAGG AAACATTAATAGGGGACCAATGGAAAATGATCAGTGGGTCTATGACACACCTGCCCACTCTAATGTGGAGGCCAAGCTGAGGCAATTCCTAGTTGAGCTGgggaatgaaaataaaatacttggAATCCAG GTATGTGCCTACAAAGATGGGGAAGTTATTATTGACACTGCTGCTGGAGTGCTTGGTAGATATGATCCTCGTCCAGTTCAACCCGACAGCCTTTTCCCAGTTTTTTCTGCTACAAAGGGTTTAACAGCTGGAATGTTACATTGGCTGGTTGACACTGG AAAATTGAGCCTTGAGGAAGATGTGGCAAATATATGGCCAGAATTTGGATCATTTAGAAAACATCAGATAAAG gtCCATCACGTCCTAAACCATACCTCTGGACTGCACAATGCTTTGGGAGAGCTTGGCACAGAGAACCCTTTGCTTATGGCCGACTGGGAGGAGTGTTTAAACCGTGTTGCCCTTTCAGAACCTGAGACTGAACCTGGCCAGGAGCAGCTGTATCACTATCTATCTTTTGGTTGGATATGCGGTGGGATTATCGAG CATGCATCGAAGAGGAAATTCAAGgaaattcttgaagaagcatTTGTTCACCCCCTCCAAATTGAAGGGGAGTTTTATATTGGAATACCTCCAG GTGTGGAATCTCGACTTGCAACCCTTACACCCAATACAGAAGACCTGAAGAAGCTTTCAGGGATTAGCGGTCGTACTGATCTGCCCTCCACTTTCCAGCCAGACAAAATTATGCAAGTTGCAACTGCATTGCCCGCTCTATTTAACATGCTAAATATTCGCCGTGCCATGATACCTGCAGCTAATGGACATTTCTCAGCACGTGCACTTGCACGTTACTATGCAACCTTAGTTGATGGTGGTGTTGTTCCGCCGCCTCATTCCTCTTCCTCAAAGCCAGCTCTTGGTAGCCACCCTCACATTCCCAAATTTGCTGATCAACCGTCACTGAAAAAACAGAAGGGTAACAGAAGCAAGAAGATAGCTGCTGCTTTTAGGAACAAGAGAACTAATAAGTATGAGAAGACCCCGCAAGATAGCAAGGACCAGGACATTGGTAGTCATAGTAGAAACACGAGCGGCGACAGTAACACTTGCAACGGAAGTGACACTGTGTTGGATGAGATCATTGTGAATCCTAATCCTCAAAAGGACGTCGTTAAGATATTTAACAACCCCAGAATTCATGATGCCTTCATGGGCATCGGCGAGTATTCAAACTTGGCTAAACCAGATGGGAGTTTCGGACTGGGATTTAAGAGGTATTATTCAAAGGACAGGTCCCTTATCGGCTTTGGCCACTCGGGCATGGGTGGCTCAACTGGTTTCTGTGACATAAAGAATCGGTTCTCCATTGCTGTAACATTGAATAAAATGTCGATTGGTTTAGAGACCGCAAAGATAATCCAGTTAGTTTGTTCGGAGTTAAATATCCCGGTGCCAGAGGATTATCTGAGATACGCCGAAACAGGACCTAGTGATGGAAAACCTCTTATCAATTGA
- the LOC126631800 gene encoding basic leucine zipper 9-like: protein MEQNPACDVSVHSQTASSPFELKREFSLGEALEYLMDKSMIGQEGADTQGHQDEKMDEYWAKYRNLASADVFPGDVCAGDLSFAFKNEDIMDGFSSFGELTETLLCTQNLTPKNSCISATMDSQSSICVGCPTSAAKPIGRDNQARGAYSGSSGEQSDEDDFEMEFGPCGDSTDPLDIKRIRRMVSNRESARRSRRRKQAHLAELELQAEQLRRENSTLCMQLTDASQQFRDADTNNRVLKSDVEALKAKVKLAEDLVARVSITSSLNQILQGHLGTPQPLNPHNVRGVAAHVSPTITVHGQDAPYAGIAVSGQNAGLGLGNAGMANSNLSNLMMSDTVSCVSDMW, encoded by the exons ATGGAGCAAAATCCGGCTTGCGATGTGTCGGTGCACTCCCAAACGGCGTCGTCTCCCTTCGAATTGAAGCGGGAGTTTTCTCTTGGCGAGGCCTTGGAGTACTTAATGGACAAGTCCATGATCGGTCAGGAGGGCGCTGATACTCAAGGGCACCAGGATGAAAAAATGGACGAATATTGGGCGAAGTACCGGAATTTAGCCAGTGCAGATGTATTTCCCGGCGATGTTTGCGCCGGCGACCTCAGCTTCGCTTTCAAAAATGAG GATATAATGGATGGGTTTTCAAGCTTTGGTGAACTGACAGAGACCCTACTCTGCACTCAAAATCTCACTCCAAAAAACTCCTGCATCTCGGCAACCATGGATTCCCAGTCATCGATTTGTG TTGGCTGTCCAACATCGGCTGCTAAACCGATTGGCAGAGATAACCAAGCAAGAGGAGCCTACAGTGGCTCGTCCGGAGAACAATCCGATGAGGATGATTTTGAGATGGAATTTGGTCCATGTGGAGACAGCACAGACCCCCTCGATATAAAACGCATTAGAAG GATGGTCTCAAACAGGGAGTCTGCTAGGCgatcaagaagaagaaagcaaGCACATCTGGCGGAGCTCGAGTTGCAG GCTGAACAACTGAGACGAGAAAATTCAACCCTATGTATGCAGCTTACGGATGCTTCTCAACAGTTCCGTGACGCTGATACAAATAATAGAGTATTGAAATCGGACGTGGAAGCCTTGAAAGccaag GTGAAGCTAGCTGAAGATCTGGTTGCTCGGGTCTCGATAACCTCTAGTTTGAATCAAATTCTTCAAGGTCATCTAGGCACGCCGCAACCACTCAACCCTCACAATGTGCGCGGGGTAGCAGCACACGTCTCACCAACCATTACGGTTCACGGACAGGATGCTCCGTATGCTGGAATTGCAGTCTCTGGACAGAACGCAGGCCTTGGACTCGGAAATGCTGGTATGGCTAATAGCAATCTGAGTAACCTGATGATGAGCGATACTGTTAGCTGTGTCTCGGATATGTGGTGA
- the LOC126631801 gene encoding glycosyltransferase family protein 64 C3-like, which translates to MMNSCPTIFVILMFLVILSSGGVHVLSVRTLSTDPCNPKAQQDPQNLISDQLTVLINGYSESRIPLLQSIVSTYAASSLVSYILVLWGNPSTPSQTLSQLARNLTDSSFGFGGISVIRQASDSLNNRFLPRPEIKTRAVLVCDDDVEVDPKSFEFAFKMWGSNPDRLVGFFVRSHDIDLSRKEWIYTVHPDKYSIMLTKFMLLKSEYLFRYSCAGGPVMASMRKIVDRMQNCEDILMNFVAADEVNAGPILVGAERVRDWGDARNDHDDGDARRGLIGEVAQVGLSSRKTKHRKRRGECIGEFHRVLGRMPLRFSYGKVVNSVGEQGLCQKGGKLVFCDQS; encoded by the coding sequence ATGATGAATTCATGTCCAACTATCTTTGTAATTCTCATGTTTTTAGTCATCTTGAGCTCTGGGGGTGTTCATGTGCTATCTGTTCGTACACTTTCGACTGATCCTTGCAACCCCAAAGCCCAACAGGACCCGCAAAATCTCATTTCTGACCAGCTAACCGTACTCATCAATGGCTACTCCGAGTCTCGCATCCCTCTCCTTCAATCCATCGTCTCCACGTATGCGGCCTCGTCTTTGGTTTCATACATTCTTGTGCTTTGGGGAAACCCTTCCACCCCATCCCAGACCTTGTCCCAACTGGCTCGCAATCTCACAGACTCCTCCTTTGGATTTGGTGGCATCTCTGTAATCCGCCAAGCATCTGACAGCCTCAATAATCGGTTCCTCCCCAGGCCCGAAATTAAGACCCGAGCAGTCTTGGTCTGTGATGATGATGTTGAAGTTGACCCGAAATCCTTCGAATTTGCATTTAAAATGTGGGGATCAAACCCGGATCGGCTGGTTGGGTTCTTTGTCAGGTCACATGACATAGATTTGTCAAGGAAAGAGTGGATCTACACTGTTCATCCAGACAAGTACTCTATCATGCTCACCAAGTTTATGCTTTTGAAAAGCGAGTATTTGTTTCGGTACAGCTGTGCAGGAGGAccggtgatggccagcatgagGAAGATCGTGGATAGGATGCAAAACTGCGAGGACATATTGATGAATTTTGTGGCAGCGGATGAGGTTAATGCAGGGCCTATATTGGTCGGAGCCGAAAGGGTTAGGGATTGGGGGGATGCGCGCAATGATCATGATGATGGTGATGCACGACGAGGATTGATTGGGGAGGTTGCACAGGTGGGATTGAGTAGTAGGAAAACAAAGCATAGGAAGAGGAGAGGGGAGTGTATAGGTGAGTTTCATAGGGTGCTGGGGAGAATGCCTTTGAGGTTCAGTTATGGGAAGGTTGTCAACTCCGTTGGCGAACAAGGGCTGTGTCAAAAAGGAGGGAAATTGGTGTTTTGTGATCAATCATAG